In Streptomyces chartreusis NRRL 3882, the following are encoded in one genomic region:
- a CDS encoding diaminobutyrate--2-oxoglutarate transaminase family protein, with protein sequence MPVRALPGAVDGTAPGARAAHEGILRRQSARESAARTYARALPIVPVRARGLTIEGADGRRYLDCLSGAGALALGHNHPVVLEAIRNVLDSGAPLNSLDLATPVKDAFITELFRTLPAGLADRARVLFCGPAGSDAVETACELVRAATGRTGLIAFTGASHGRTAGAFDAAAGAHDVPATRLPYPQDYRCPFGVGGERGADLAARWTESVLDDSGSGASLPAGMIVEPVQGEGGVIPAPDAWLRRMRQLTADRSVPLIADEIQTGVGRTGAFWAVEHSGVTPDVMVLSKAIGGSLPLAVVVHRDDLDVPEPGAPTGTFRGNQLAMAAGTATLTHVRENHFAERAATLGARMLSQLQGLVGEYPGVGDVRGRGLMIGVEFVDPEGETGGAGQAAEAAGKPLPAAPELAAAVQRECLRRGLIVGLGGRHSSVVRLLPPLTITDEQAAAVQDRLADAVRAAARCGGSTAAAP encoded by the coding sequence ATGCCGGTGAGGGCCCTTCCGGGTGCTGTCGACGGCACGGCTCCGGGAGCACGCGCCGCGCACGAAGGGATTCTGCGCCGCCAGTCCGCCCGCGAGTCCGCGGCCCGCACCTACGCCCGCGCCCTGCCGATCGTGCCGGTGCGGGCCCGGGGACTGACCATCGAGGGCGCGGACGGCCGCCGCTACCTTGACTGCCTCTCCGGCGCCGGCGCGCTCGCCCTCGGACACAACCACCCGGTCGTCCTGGAAGCCATCCGCAACGTCCTCGACTCCGGCGCGCCCCTGAACTCCCTCGACCTGGCCACACCCGTCAAGGACGCCTTCATCACCGAGCTGTTCCGCACCCTGCCCGCGGGGCTCGCCGACCGGGCCCGCGTGCTGTTCTGCGGACCGGCCGGCAGCGACGCCGTGGAGACCGCCTGCGAGCTGGTGCGCGCGGCGACCGGCCGGACCGGCCTCATCGCGTTCACCGGCGCCTCCCACGGAAGGACGGCCGGGGCGTTCGACGCGGCAGCCGGCGCCCACGACGTACCGGCCACCCGCCTGCCCTACCCGCAGGACTACCGCTGCCCCTTCGGCGTCGGGGGAGAGCGCGGGGCCGACCTCGCCGCCCGCTGGACCGAGTCCGTCCTCGACGACTCCGGGTCGGGCGCATCGCTCCCCGCCGGAATGATCGTCGAGCCCGTCCAGGGCGAGGGCGGGGTGATACCCGCACCGGACGCCTGGCTCAGACGCATGCGGCAGCTCACGGCCGACCGGTCCGTCCCCCTGATCGCCGACGAGATCCAGACCGGTGTCGGGCGGACCGGCGCCTTCTGGGCCGTGGAGCACAGCGGAGTGACGCCCGACGTGATGGTTCTCTCCAAGGCCATCGGAGGCAGCCTGCCGCTGGCCGTCGTGGTCCACCGCGACGACCTCGACGTCCCGGAACCCGGCGCCCCCACCGGCACCTTCCGCGGCAACCAACTCGCCATGGCCGCCGGCACGGCGACTCTCACCCACGTCCGGGAGAACCACTTCGCCGAACGCGCGGCGACTCTGGGGGCGCGCATGTTGAGTCAGCTCCAAGGGCTGGTCGGGGAGTATCCGGGCGTGGGGGATGTGCGGGGGCGGGGACTGATGATCGGGGTGGAGTTCGTGGACCCGGAGGGCGAGACCGGGGGAGCCGGGCAGGCGGCTGAGGCTGCGGGGAAGCCGCTTCCCGCAGCCCCCGAACTGGCGGCCGCGGTCCAACGGGAGTGCCTGCGGCGCGGCCTCATCGTCGGGCTCGGCGGCCGGCACTCCAGCGTCGTCCGGCTGCTGCCGCCCCTGACGATCACCGACGAACAGGCTGCCGCCGTGCAGGACCGCCTGGCCGACGCTGTCCGGGCGGCGGCTCGGTGCGGTGGGAGCACGGCAGCAGCGCCCTAG
- the hflX gene encoding GTPase HflX: MTSSSSPSQDTKRFAHSHPEGLRADALMEEDVAWSHEIDGERDGDQFDRSDRAALRRVVGLSTELEDVTEVEYRQLRLERVVLVGVWTTGTVQDADNSLAELAALAETAGALVLDGVIQRRDKPDAATYIGSGKAEELRDIVLESGADTVICDGELSPGQLIHLEDVVKVKVIDRTALILDIFAQHAKSREGKAQVALAQMQYMLPRLRGWGQSLSRQMGGGKGGGLATRGPGETKIETDRRRIREKMAKMRREIADMKTGREIKRQERKRHKVPSVAIAGYTNAGKSSLLNRLTGAGVLVENALFATLDPTVRRAETPSGRLYTLADTVGFVRHLPHHLVEAFRSTMEEVGESDLILHVVDGSHPNPEEQLAAVREVIRDVGATDVPEIVVINKADAADPLTLQRLLRVEKRSMAVSARTGQGIDQLLALIDNELPRPSVEIEALVPYTHGKLVARAHDEGEILSEEYTPEGTLLKARVHEELAAELAPYVPAPAL, translated from the coding sequence ATGACCTCCTCTTCTTCCCCTTCCCAGGACACCAAGCGCTTCGCGCACAGCCACCCCGAGGGTCTTCGGGCCGATGCCCTGATGGAAGAGGACGTCGCCTGGAGCCACGAGATCGACGGAGAGCGGGACGGCGACCAGTTCGACCGCTCCGACCGCGCGGCCCTGCGCCGTGTGGTGGGCCTCTCCACCGAGCTCGAGGACGTCACCGAGGTCGAGTACCGCCAGCTCCGTCTGGAGCGGGTCGTGCTCGTCGGCGTCTGGACCACGGGGACCGTGCAGGACGCGGACAACTCCCTCGCGGAGCTCGCCGCCCTCGCGGAAACGGCCGGCGCGCTGGTGCTCGACGGTGTGATCCAGCGCCGCGACAAGCCCGACGCGGCCACCTATATCGGCTCCGGCAAGGCCGAGGAGCTGCGGGACATCGTCCTCGAATCGGGCGCGGACACCGTCATCTGCGACGGTGAGCTCAGCCCGGGCCAGCTGATCCACCTCGAGGATGTCGTCAAGGTCAAGGTCATCGACCGGACCGCCCTGATCCTGGACATCTTCGCCCAGCACGCCAAGTCCCGAGAGGGCAAGGCGCAGGTCGCTCTCGCGCAGATGCAGTACATGCTGCCGAGGCTGCGCGGCTGGGGTCAGTCGCTGTCCCGGCAGATGGGCGGCGGCAAGGGCGGCGGCCTCGCCACCCGTGGTCCCGGTGAGACCAAGATCGAGACGGACCGGCGGCGGATCCGCGAGAAGATGGCGAAGATGCGCCGGGAGATCGCGGACATGAAGACCGGCCGCGAGATCAAGCGCCAGGAGCGCAAGCGCCACAAGGTGCCCTCGGTCGCCATCGCGGGCTACACCAACGCCGGCAAGTCCTCGCTGCTCAACCGCCTCACGGGCGCGGGCGTGCTGGTCGAGAACGCCCTGTTCGCGACCCTCGACCCGACCGTGCGCCGGGCCGAGACCCCGAGTGGCCGGCTGTACACCCTGGCCGACACGGTCGGGTTTGTCCGCCATCTGCCCCACCACCTGGTCGAGGCGTTCCGCTCCACGATGGAGGAGGTCGGCGAGTCCGACCTGATCCTGCACGTGGTGGACGGTTCGCACCCGAACCCGGAGGAGCAGCTGGCCGCCGTACGCGAGGTGATCAGGGACGTCGGCGCCACCGACGTGCCCGAGATCGTCGTGATCAACAAGGCCGACGCGGCCGACCCGCTGACGCTCCAGCGGCTGCTGCGTGTCGAGAAGCGGTCCATGGCCGTCTCGGCCCGCACCGGCCAGGGCATCGACCAGCTGCTCGCGCTCATCGACAACGAGCTTCCGCGCCCGTCGGTCGAGATCGAGGCGCTCGTGCCGTACACGCACGGCAAGCTCGTCGCCCGGGCCCACGACGAGGGCGAGATCCTCTCCGAGGAGTACACCCCGGAAGGCACCCTGCTCAAGGCGCGGGTCCACGAGGAACTGGCGGCGGAGCTCGCGCCGTACGTCCCGGCGCCGGCGCTCTGA
- a CDS encoding trypsin-like serine peptidase, which produces MRSIRPSSIASREGRARRRNSPVLAAVALASALALTATACESGDAAAGGEASASAGSSDDGKLKIPDDIRDRLREHGIDIDKWKNGAWKNWDRDDWLREANEYINPIIEGLWDPDRMRDAEEPDQGVDDSDLSGDQGVTDPTPEPVEAQAVPSSYHANAPTAGKVFFDSPKGSAVCSATVVKDPAHPGKSNLVWTAGHCVHAGKKGGWYRNIAFVPSYNDDGKPVAELENATREDVAPYGVWWGDWAQTSDQWIEQGGSTGGDGAPYDFAVIHVTPEKGSGGKSLEETVGSALPVDFKAPAVPKVKSVTAIGYPAAPPYDGQKLYRCQDQPGRLSVTTSDPTMYRIGCTMTGGSSGGGWVATGSDGKPALVSNTSIGPVTSGWLAGPRLGEVAKGVYDSVSKKFAGR; this is translated from the coding sequence ATGCGATCCATACGGCCGTCGTCCATCGCCAGCCGAGAAGGGAGGGCGCGCCGCAGGAACTCCCCCGTGCTGGCCGCGGTGGCCCTCGCCTCGGCGCTCGCGCTGACCGCCACCGCCTGCGAGTCGGGCGACGCCGCTGCGGGCGGTGAGGCCTCCGCGTCGGCCGGCTCCTCCGACGACGGCAAGCTGAAGATCCCGGACGACATCAGGGACCGGCTCCGCGAGCACGGGATCGACATCGACAAGTGGAAGAACGGCGCCTGGAAGAACTGGGACCGGGACGACTGGCTGCGCGAGGCCAACGAGTACATCAACCCGATCATCGAGGGTCTCTGGGACCCGGACCGCATGCGGGACGCGGAAGAGCCCGACCAGGGCGTCGACGACAGCGACCTCTCCGGTGACCAGGGCGTGACCGATCCCACGCCCGAGCCGGTAGAGGCGCAGGCCGTGCCGTCGTCGTACCACGCCAACGCGCCCACGGCCGGGAAGGTGTTCTTCGACTCCCCCAAGGGCTCGGCCGTCTGCTCGGCGACGGTGGTGAAGGACCCGGCCCACCCGGGCAAGTCCAACCTCGTGTGGACGGCGGGCCACTGCGTGCACGCGGGCAAGAAGGGCGGCTGGTACCGCAACATCGCGTTCGTGCCGTCGTACAACGACGACGGCAAGCCGGTCGCGGAGTTGGAGAACGCCACGAGGGAGGACGTCGCCCCGTACGGCGTCTGGTGGGGGGACTGGGCGCAGACCTCGGACCAGTGGATCGAGCAGGGCGGCTCGACGGGCGGGGACGGCGCGCCCTACGACTTCGCGGTCATCCATGTGACGCCGGAGAAGGGCAGCGGCGGCAAGTCGCTGGAGGAGACGGTCGGTTCGGCGCTGCCGGTCGACTTCAAGGCTCCCGCCGTACCGAAGGTGAAGAGCGTCACGGCGATCGGCTACCCGGCCGCGCCGCCGTACGACGGGCAGAAGCTGTACCGGTGCCAGGACCAGCCGGGTCGGCTGTCGGTCACCACGTCGGATCCGACGATGTACCGCATCGGCTGCACGATGACCGGCGGCTCGTCCGGCGGCGGCTGGGTCGCGACGGGCTCGGACGGCAAGCCGGCGCTGGTGTCCAACACCTCGATCGGCCCGGTGACGTCGGGCTGGCTGGCCGGTCCGCGCCTGGGCGAGGTGGCCAAGGGCGTCTACGACTCGGTCAGCAAGAAGTTCGCCGGTCGGTGA
- a CDS encoding IucA/IucC family protein produces MGVSANPVNPVNPANPANSPSRAVSGVPGQRPGAAELADVQHAEVRGGEVRHGEVPGGELRAGGVIADLLEHPDPHIVAQAAAAETLLRCWVREAGQPAPADGVLRIPLPASGTALLVPVRYWSPTGWHRFGLPRLADAPDHAPPVDAITVAALLAREASTDGHEHGNGNHNGHGHVYGQGRVHGKGDRGVDGVGGVELVAGVADSLRRVTSFLSDRRTSPVDGPDLFLAAEQSLVLGHPLHPTPKSREGLSEAEARLYSPESRGSFPLHWMAVAPSVLATDSAWTERGRPVAAARLTARLAGIDVPPPDGYALLPLHPWQAREIRHRPQTAALLDSGLLADLGTHGTPWHPTSSVRTVYQTGAPAMLKLSLGLRITNSRRENLRKELHRGVEVHRLLRSGLAQQWRAVHPCFDIVRDPAWIAVDGAVGSDDGSGSSDGFGSAGGSGTSDGSGGSDGAPLPGLNVVIRHNPFSPSDDVSCVAGFVSPRPCSPARPGTAPDRPEIHGPVLRSRLAEVVTRLASRTGRPSGAVAVEWFLRYLEHVVRPVLWLDGEAGIALEAHQQNTLLLLDAEGWPAGGRYRDNQGYYFRESRRADLDARLPGIGERSDTFVRDEVTDERFAYYVAVNNVLGLIGAFGSQGLADERLLLAAFRRFLGNVASGPARLRSSLPARLLDSPVLRCKANLLTRLHGLDELVGPVDTQSVYVTIANPLHS; encoded by the coding sequence ATGGGGGTGTCGGCGAACCCGGTGAACCCGGTGAACCCGGCGAACCCTGCGAACTCGCCGAGCCGGGCGGTCTCCGGGGTCCCGGGGCAGCGGCCTGGGGCGGCGGAGCTCGCTGATGTACAGCACGCTGAGGTGCGGGGCGGCGAGGTGAGGCACGGTGAGGTGCCGGGTGGCGAGTTGAGGGCTGGCGGGGTCATCGCCGACCTCTTGGAGCACCCCGACCCGCACATCGTCGCCCAGGCAGCAGCCGCGGAGACGCTGTTGCGCTGCTGGGTGCGCGAGGCCGGCCAGCCCGCCCCCGCCGACGGTGTCCTCCGCATCCCCCTCCCCGCCAGCGGAACGGCCCTGCTCGTCCCCGTCCGCTACTGGTCCCCGACGGGCTGGCACCGCTTCGGTCTCCCGCGCCTGGCCGACGCTCCCGACCACGCCCCACCGGTCGACGCCATCACGGTCGCCGCCCTGCTCGCCAGGGAGGCGTCCACAGACGGCCACGAACACGGCAACGGCAACCACAACGGTCACGGCCACGTCTATGGCCAGGGCCGCGTCCACGGTAAGGGCGACCGTGGCGTCGACGGCGTCGGCGGCGTAGAACTCGTAGCGGGTGTCGCCGACTCCCTCCGCCGCGTCACCTCCTTCCTCAGCGACCGTCGCACATCCCCGGTCGACGGCCCCGACCTCTTCCTGGCCGCGGAGCAGTCACTCGTCCTGGGACACCCCCTGCACCCGACCCCGAAGAGCCGCGAGGGTCTCTCCGAGGCCGAAGCACGGCTGTACTCACCCGAGTCGCGCGGATCCTTCCCCCTGCACTGGATGGCTGTCGCCCCCTCCGTCCTCGCCACCGACTCCGCCTGGACCGAACGCGGCCGCCCCGTCGCAGCGGCTCGACTCACCGCCCGCCTGGCCGGGATCGACGTGCCTCCGCCGGACGGGTACGCCCTACTGCCGCTGCACCCCTGGCAGGCACGCGAGATCCGGCACCGTCCGCAGACCGCTGCCCTGCTCGACAGCGGACTGCTCGCCGACCTCGGCACCCACGGCACTCCCTGGCACCCCACCTCCTCCGTACGAACCGTCTACCAAACCGGTGCCCCCGCGATGCTCAAGCTGTCGCTGGGCCTGCGCATCACCAACTCCCGTCGCGAGAACCTCCGTAAGGAACTCCACCGCGGCGTCGAGGTCCACCGCCTGCTCCGCAGCGGGCTCGCTCAGCAGTGGCGAGCCGTGCATCCGTGCTTCGACATCGTTCGCGACCCGGCCTGGATCGCCGTCGATGGAGCCGTTGGGTCCGACGACGGATCCGGGAGTTCCGATGGATTCGGGAGTGCCGGCGGATCCGGGACCTCCGATGGCTCCGGAGGTTCCGACGGCGCCCCGCTGCCCGGACTGAACGTGGTGATCCGACACAACCCGTTCAGCCCATCGGACGATGTCTCCTGCGTCGCTGGATTCGTCTCGCCGCGCCCGTGCTCCCCTGCCCGGCCGGGAACCGCTCCCGACCGTCCGGAGATCCATGGCCCGGTCCTTCGGTCCCGGCTGGCCGAAGTCGTCACGCGTCTCGCCAGTCGGACCGGCCGGCCCAGCGGAGCCGTCGCCGTCGAGTGGTTCCTGCGCTACCTCGAACACGTCGTGCGGCCCGTCCTGTGGCTGGACGGTGAGGCCGGCATCGCCCTGGAGGCTCACCAGCAGAACACCCTGCTCCTGCTGGACGCCGAAGGATGGCCTGCGGGCGGCCGCTACCGTGACAACCAGGGCTACTACTTCCGAGAGTCCCGGCGGGCGGACCTCGACGCCCGGCTGCCCGGCATCGGTGAGCGGAGCGACACGTTCGTCCGCGACGAGGTCACCGACGAACGCTTCGCTTACTACGTCGCGGTCAACAACGTCCTCGGTCTCATCGGCGCGTTCGGCTCCCAAGGGCTGGCCGACGAGCGGCTGCTGCTCGCCGCATTCCGACGTTTCCTCGGAAACGTCGCCTCCGGCCCCGCCCGGTTGCGCTCCTCGCTGCCGGCCCGGCTGCTCGACTCACCCGTGCTGCGCTGCAAGGCCAACCTGCTGACCCGGCTCCACGGCCTCGACGAACTCGTCGGCCCCGTCGACACCCAGTCCGTCTACGTCACCATCGCCAACCCCCTGCACTCCTGA
- a CDS encoding trypsin-like serine peptidase, giving the protein MRSTRTPAAPRRGRRTALAATGLLAALALTVTACEGSADSASDKPDATTSQAADGGGKVKIPADLAGKLKEHGIDVDRWKDGGWKDWDKDKWLSEAKDFVNPVIEGLWKPERMQSAKEANKTVTTKDASAGQGVSDPDPAPVRAQAEKTPYHRNAAPVGKVFFDSPDGPAVCSGTVIKDVNHPGKSNLVWTAGHCVHAGGNGGWYRNLVFVPAYNDLGKTEAELSNANPSEVAPYGNWWADWASTSNQWIQGGSETGGDGAAYDYAVLHVKPERGAKSLEETVGAALDVDFSAPSAAAAAKMGAWGYPAAPPYNGLKMFKCIDVPGRFSLSPSLPTMYRIGCTMTGGSSGGGWFRVLNGKSVLVSNTSIGPADNTWLAGPQLGRDAEALYQNMSKTYGGR; this is encoded by the coding sequence ATGCGTTCCACACGTACGCCCGCGGCACCGAGGCGCGGGCGGCGCACCGCTCTCGCCGCCACCGGGCTCCTCGCAGCCCTGGCGCTCACCGTGACCGCCTGTGAGGGGTCGGCGGACTCGGCGAGCGACAAGCCCGACGCCACCACCTCGCAGGCCGCGGACGGCGGCGGCAAGGTCAAGATCCCGGCCGACCTCGCCGGCAAGCTCAAGGAACACGGGATCGACGTCGACCGGTGGAAGGACGGCGGCTGGAAGGACTGGGACAAGGACAAGTGGCTCAGTGAGGCCAAGGACTTCGTCAACCCGGTGATCGAGGGTCTCTGGAAGCCGGAGCGGATGCAGTCCGCGAAGGAGGCCAACAAGACGGTCACGACGAAGGACGCGTCGGCCGGTCAGGGCGTCAGCGACCCGGATCCGGCTCCGGTCCGGGCGCAGGCCGAGAAGACGCCGTACCACCGGAACGCCGCCCCGGTCGGCAAGGTCTTCTTCGACTCCCCCGACGGCCCGGCCGTCTGTTCCGGAACCGTGATCAAGGACGTCAACCACCCGGGCAAGTCCAACCTGGTGTGGACGGCGGGCCACTGCGTGCACGCCGGCGGCAACGGCGGCTGGTACCGCAACCTGGTGTTCGTCCCTGCCTACAACGACCTCGGCAAGACCGAGGCGGAGCTGAGCAACGCGAATCCGTCGGAGGTGGCCCCGTACGGCAACTGGTGGGCGGACTGGGCCTCGACCTCGAACCAGTGGATCCAGGGCGGCTCGGAGACCGGCGGTGACGGGGCGGCGTACGACTATGCCGTGCTGCACGTGAAGCCCGAGCGGGGTGCCAAGTCCCTGGAGGAGACGGTCGGCGCCGCACTGGACGTGGACTTCTCCGCGCCCTCCGCGGCCGCGGCCGCCAAGATGGGCGCCTGGGGCTACCCGGCGGCGCCGCCCTACAACGGGCTGAAGATGTTCAAGTGCATCGACGTCCCGGGCCGGTTCTCGCTCAGCCCGAGCCTGCCGACGATGTACCGCATCGGTTGCACCATGACCGGCGGTTCGTCCGGCGGCGGCTGGTTCCGGGTGCTGAACGGCAAGTCCGTGCTGGTCTCCAACACCTCGATCGGACCGGCCGACAACACCTGGCTGGCCGGCCCGCAGCTGGGACGCGATGCCGAGGCGCTCTACCAGAACATGAGCAAGACGTACGGCGGTCGCTGA
- a CDS encoding GNAT family N-acetyltransferase, whose amino-acid sequence MPSADPTADASTAVPATADVDAGAGSNARLDADSDVDSSTGAEPDPAAESGGSGHGEDTMDLRLPDELLALIADEVSDSHGARRPDEGTAEPSVSTAASREGSGLSVDSDLPTEDDLLDRVADWGPAETPVGVFHLVPVRIERDLPLISRWMNDPAAAAFWKLSGPQNVTEDHVRSQLAGDGRSVPCIGVLDGTPMSYWEIYRADLDPLARHYPARPHDTGIHLLIGAVADRGRGLGGLLLRAVADLVLAQRPSCARVIAEPDIRNTPSIAAFLTAGFRFSAEVDLPDKRAALMARDRSLRHFL is encoded by the coding sequence GTGCCTTCCGCCGATCCGACAGCCGATGCGAGTACCGCTGTCCCCGCCACGGCCGACGTCGACGCCGGTGCCGGCTCCAACGCCCGCCTCGATGCCGATTCCGACGTCGACTCCAGCACGGGAGCCGAGCCGGACCCCGCTGCGGAGTCCGGTGGGAGCGGCCACGGAGAAGACACCATGGACCTGCGGCTCCCGGACGAACTCCTCGCCCTCATCGCGGACGAGGTGTCCGACAGCCACGGAGCGCGGCGGCCGGACGAGGGCACCGCAGAACCCTCCGTATCCACCGCCGCGAGCCGTGAGGGCTCCGGCCTCTCGGTCGACTCGGATCTCCCGACCGAGGACGATCTCCTCGACCGCGTCGCCGACTGGGGCCCGGCCGAAACACCCGTGGGCGTCTTCCACCTCGTCCCCGTGCGCATCGAACGCGATCTCCCGCTCATCAGCCGCTGGATGAACGACCCCGCCGCTGCGGCGTTCTGGAAGCTGTCCGGGCCCCAGAACGTGACCGAGGACCACGTGCGGTCCCAGCTGGCCGGCGACGGACGAAGCGTGCCGTGCATCGGCGTGCTGGACGGAACGCCGATGAGCTACTGGGAGATCTACCGGGCCGACCTGGATCCGCTGGCCCGCCACTACCCGGCCCGGCCTCACGACACGGGGATCCACCTCCTGATCGGCGCTGTCGCCGACCGAGGGCGTGGTCTCGGAGGTCTGCTGCTCCGAGCCGTGGCCGATCTCGTACTCGCGCAGCGGCCCTCCTGCGCACGCGTCATCGCGGAACCCGACATTCGCAACACCCCCTCCATCGCCGCCTTTCTGACTGCCGGCTTCCGGTTCTCCGCCGAGGTCGACCTGCCCGACAAGCGAGCCGCCCTCATGGCCCGAGACCGGTCCCTTCGGCATTTCCTGTAG